One Salvelinus fontinalis isolate EN_2023a chromosome 11, ASM2944872v1, whole genome shotgun sequence DNA window includes the following coding sequences:
- the LOC129865755 gene encoding FRAS1-related extracellular matrix protein 1-like, whose amino-acid sequence MRWSVRRRVVRAGLITTVTATSIVPSARRHGALPSGNAGRGHQANQVGIFSKADMDRLLDLSGRKPFWIGLNDSESRGRWEWVSGEPVTYTNWRKSPARGKSTRRCVLVSRSNRQIRDCKTGRGHRYVKTDLYVVFMI is encoded by the exons ATGAG ATGGTCAGTGCGCAGACGTGTTGTAAGGGCTGGACTTATCACAACGGTTACTGCCACTTCCATAGTACCGAGCGCAAGGCGACATGGAGCGCTGCCGTCAGGGAATGCAGGGAGAG GTCACCAAGCCAATCAGGTGGGCATTTTCTCCAAGGCTGATATGGACAGGCTGTTGGACTTAAGTGGACGGAAACCATTCTGGATAG GACTGAACGACAGTGAGAGTAGGGGACGCTGGGAGTGGGTGAGTGGAGAGCCCGTCACCTACACCAACTGGAGGAAGAGCCCGGCCAGAGGCAAGAGCACCAGGAGGTGTGTTCTGGTGTCGAGGTCCAATCGGCAGATCAGAGACTGTAAGACTGGCAGGGGACATCGCTACGTCAAGACGGATCTCTACGTTGTATTCATGATATGA